In the Hordeum vulgare subsp. vulgare chromosome 7H, MorexV3_pseudomolecules_assembly, whole genome shotgun sequence genome, one interval contains:
- the LOC123410093 gene encoding sodium/hydrogen exchanger 4 isoform X2, which produces MAAASLWDELVVAASTGGSSGTVVSICVFTAVLCLCLVAGHLLEENKWVNESITALIIGCIVGALIFLLSKGRNSHILRFDEQLFFIYVLPPIIFNAGFQVKKKQFFHNFLTIMSFGVFGVFISVAIVSAGFYWLLPKVGFGRLDAVDYLALGVIFSSTDTVCTLQVISQDETPRLYSLVFGEGVVNDATSVVLFNAIKNMDITKLKGGAVLKVIGDFLYLFATSTILGATIGLFTAYVLKALYFGRHSTDREVALMALMAYLSYMLAELLSLSGILTVFFCGIVMSHYAWHNVTESSRITTRHIFATLSFIAETFIFLYVGMDALDLDKWKTTQASLETSVGIFGVIISLILLGRAAFVFPLSILSNFMSGNSEKAPITFKHQVVIWWAGLMRGAVSIALAYNQFTFSGVTQDPVHATIITSTIVVVFFTTLVFGFLTRPMISAMLPQHRHREPTGGRSTGSNSPKDEFILPFLGDEDASGSGSGFVQAKRSISMMLERPIHTVHIYWRKFDDRFMRPIFGGPQSY; this is translated from the exons ATGGCGGCTGCTTCGCTGTGGGACGAGCTGGTGGTGGCGGCTTCGACCGGGGGGAGCAGCGGCACCGTGGTGTCCATCTGCGTGTTCACGGCGGTGCTGTGCCTCTGCCTCGTCGCCGGCCACCTCCTCGAGGAGAACAAATGGGTCAACGAGTCCATCACCGCGCTCATCATC GGGTGCATTGTTGGGGCTCTCATATTTCTGCTGAGCAAAGGCAGGAACTCGCACATCCTGAGGTTCGACGAGCAGCTCTTCTTCATCTACGTCCTTCCGCCCATAATCTTCAACGCTGG GTTCCAggtcaagaagaagcagttcttcCATAATTTCCTCACCATCATGTCCTTTGGGGTTTTCGGGGTTTTCATCTCGGTCGCAATAGTTTCCGCAG GTTTCTACTGGCTCCTTCCAAAAGTTGGTTTTGGCAGACTTGACGCGGTGGATTATCTAG CACTGGGAGTCATATTCTCTTCAACAGATACCGTTTGCACGCTGCAG GTCATAAGCCAAGATGAGACACCAAGGTTGTACAGCTTGGTATTCGGAGAAGGAGTCGTCAATGATGCAACATCAGTGGTCCTATTCAATGCTATAAAGAATATGGATATCACTAAGCTCAAAGGCGGGGCGGTGCTAAAAGTTATCGGAGATTTCCTCTATCTTTTTGCGACTAGTACTATCCTTGGCGCCACA ATCGGACTGTTCACTGCTTACGTTCTCAAAGCACTGTACTTTGGCAG GCACTCGACTGATCGGGAGGTCGCCTTAATGGCTCTGATGGCTTATTTATCGTATATGTTAGCAGAG TTGTTAAGTCTGAGTGGTATTTTGACTGTTTTCTTTTGCGGCATCGTCATGTCCCATTACGCATGGCATAATGTAACAGAGAGCTCCCGAATCACCACAAG GCACATATTTGCGACACTATCATTCATCGCTGAGACCTTTATCTTTCTTTATGTTGGAATGGATGCCCTTGACCTAGATAAATGGAAGACAACCCAAGCAAG CCTCGAGACCTCAGTTGGTATTTTCggtgtcatcatttcactcaTTTTGCTGGGACGGGCAGCGTTTGTTTTCCCTCTTTCAATTCTTTCAAACTTTATGAGTGGGAATTCTGAAAAAGCTCCAATCACATTCAAGCATCAG GTCGTGATTTGGTGGGCTGGGCTCATGAGAGGCGCCGTTTCAATTGCGCTAGCATATAATCAG TTCACATTTTCAGGAGTAACACAGGATCCAGTCCATGCAACCATCATCACCAGTACAATTGTCGTAGTATTTTTCACAACCCTG GTGTTTGGCTTCTTGACGAGGCCGATGATAAGCGCCATGCTCCCTCAGCATCGGCACCGGGAGCCGACAGGCGGCCGCAGCACAGGAAGCAACTCGCCAAAGGATGAATTCATCCTGCCGTTTCTCGGTGATGAAGATGCGTCGGGGAGTGGAAGTGGCTTCGTCCAAGCCAAGAGAAGCATATCAATGATGTTGGAGAGACCTATCCACACGGTGCACATCTACTGGAGGAAGTTCGACGACAGGTTCATGAGACCAATCTTCGGCGGACCACAATCTTACTGA
- the LOC123410093 gene encoding sodium/hydrogen exchanger 4 isoform X1, producing the protein MAAASLWDELVVAASTGGSSGTVVSICVFTAVLCLCLVAGHLLEENKWVNESITALIIGCIVGALIFLLSKGRNSHILRFDEQLFFIYVLPPIIFNAGFQVKKKQFFHNFLTIMSFGVFGVFISVAIVSAGFYWLLPKVGFGRLDAVDYLALGVIFSSTDTVCTLQVISQDETPRLYSLVFGEGVVNDATSVVLFNAIKNMDITKLKGGAVLKVIGDFLYLFATSTILGATIGLFTAYVLKALYFGRHSTDREVALMALMAYLSYMLAELLSLSGILTVFFCGIVMSHYAWHNVTESSRITTRHIFATLSFIAETFIFLYVGMDALDLDKWKTTQARAILCYFASLETSVGIFGVIISLILLGRAAFVFPLSILSNFMSGNSEKAPITFKHQVVIWWAGLMRGAVSIALAYNQFTFSGVTQDPVHATIITSTIVVVFFTTLVFGFLTRPMISAMLPQHRHREPTGGRSTGSNSPKDEFILPFLGDEDASGSGSGFVQAKRSISMMLERPIHTVHIYWRKFDDRFMRPIFGGPQSY; encoded by the exons ATGGCGGCTGCTTCGCTGTGGGACGAGCTGGTGGTGGCGGCTTCGACCGGGGGGAGCAGCGGCACCGTGGTGTCCATCTGCGTGTTCACGGCGGTGCTGTGCCTCTGCCTCGTCGCCGGCCACCTCCTCGAGGAGAACAAATGGGTCAACGAGTCCATCACCGCGCTCATCATC GGGTGCATTGTTGGGGCTCTCATATTTCTGCTGAGCAAAGGCAGGAACTCGCACATCCTGAGGTTCGACGAGCAGCTCTTCTTCATCTACGTCCTTCCGCCCATAATCTTCAACGCTGG GTTCCAggtcaagaagaagcagttcttcCATAATTTCCTCACCATCATGTCCTTTGGGGTTTTCGGGGTTTTCATCTCGGTCGCAATAGTTTCCGCAG GTTTCTACTGGCTCCTTCCAAAAGTTGGTTTTGGCAGACTTGACGCGGTGGATTATCTAG CACTGGGAGTCATATTCTCTTCAACAGATACCGTTTGCACGCTGCAG GTCATAAGCCAAGATGAGACACCAAGGTTGTACAGCTTGGTATTCGGAGAAGGAGTCGTCAATGATGCAACATCAGTGGTCCTATTCAATGCTATAAAGAATATGGATATCACTAAGCTCAAAGGCGGGGCGGTGCTAAAAGTTATCGGAGATTTCCTCTATCTTTTTGCGACTAGTACTATCCTTGGCGCCACA ATCGGACTGTTCACTGCTTACGTTCTCAAAGCACTGTACTTTGGCAG GCACTCGACTGATCGGGAGGTCGCCTTAATGGCTCTGATGGCTTATTTATCGTATATGTTAGCAGAG TTGTTAAGTCTGAGTGGTATTTTGACTGTTTTCTTTTGCGGCATCGTCATGTCCCATTACGCATGGCATAATGTAACAGAGAGCTCCCGAATCACCACAAG GCACATATTTGCGACACTATCATTCATCGCTGAGACCTTTATCTTTCTTTATGTTGGAATGGATGCCCTTGACCTAGATAAATGGAAGACAACCCAAGCAAG AGCCATACTTTGTTACTTTGCTAGCCTCGAGACCTCAGTTGGTATTTTCggtgtcatcatttcactcaTTTTGCTGGGACGGGCAGCGTTTGTTTTCCCTCTTTCAATTCTTTCAAACTTTATGAGTGGGAATTCTGAAAAAGCTCCAATCACATTCAAGCATCAG GTCGTGATTTGGTGGGCTGGGCTCATGAGAGGCGCCGTTTCAATTGCGCTAGCATATAATCAG TTCACATTTTCAGGAGTAACACAGGATCCAGTCCATGCAACCATCATCACCAGTACAATTGTCGTAGTATTTTTCACAACCCTG GTGTTTGGCTTCTTGACGAGGCCGATGATAAGCGCCATGCTCCCTCAGCATCGGCACCGGGAGCCGACAGGCGGCCGCAGCACAGGAAGCAACTCGCCAAAGGATGAATTCATCCTGCCGTTTCTCGGTGATGAAGATGCGTCGGGGAGTGGAAGTGGCTTCGTCCAAGCCAAGAGAAGCATATCAATGATGTTGGAGAGACCTATCCACACGGTGCACATCTACTGGAGGAAGTTCGACGACAGGTTCATGAGACCAATCTTCGGCGGACCACAATCTTACTGA